The following are encoded in a window of Ranitomeya variabilis isolate aRanVar5 chromosome 6, aRanVar5.hap1, whole genome shotgun sequence genomic DNA:
- the LOC143781960 gene encoding uncharacterized protein LOC143781960 → MKDRFNKGIRAAEEQARSGAAASKSVPYKYNRALQFLRPVLTRRQTHSSTLERAPPCEAELHGSPSDPSQPSHSDSRLAPPSSGEPAAGTSGFPLPEASGAPSFGNSRQRQRASDRSVMPEFLHLGTVFQNGFKALSDKMSSMERRLEILEAELSNPAKHFLSTIAKGMVENLTPELQISVMQDCNNSYVRALQQSRRMQSATLPVVPSLASMTPTTAAEPLQPPHPGPSAERRHHSHHSSVPLTPAPARPSSSRSHHSGGADTGKKRKRKSKKKKSKRSRTEALAAQGQTSTRRGSSRSRSSQSQPRTLQRLVLPPPCPAEVAVSSPLYPVEGLDLPSSLLDYRSTSSSSSSSSSASFSSPHSQKETYHSPFVAQVDTP, encoded by the exons atgaaggaccgtttcaataaggggatccgtgctgcggaggagcaagctcggagtggtgctgctgcgtccaagtcggtgccctacaaatataacagggcactccagttcctaagaccggtccttacccgccgaca gacacacagcagcaccctcgagcgagctcccccctgtgaagcggaacttcatggatcgccatctgacccgtcacagccctcccacagcgacagcaggcttgcaccaccatcatctggagaaccggctgccggtacatcaggttttcccctgcccgaggcctctggcgcaccttcgttcgggaattcccgacagcgccagcgggcctcggacaggtcagtcatgcccgaatttttgcacttgggcacggtgttccagaacggtttcaaggcgttgagcgataaaatgtccagtatggaacggcgccttgaaatcctggaagccgagctctcaaatccggcaaagcattttttaagtacaattgctaaaggcatggtggaaaaccttacgccggaactccagatttcggtgatgcaggactgcaacaattcctacgtgagggctctgcagcagtctcggcgcatgcagtcagcgacactgccagtagtaccgtcgctggctagcatgactccgactactgctgcagagccactccagccaccccaccctggtccaagtgccgagcgacgccaccacagtcaccatagcagtgtgccgctgactcctgctcctgccaggccctcatcctcccgcagccatcattctGGGGGAGCCGAtactggaaaaaaaaggaaaaggaagagcaagaaaaaaaaaagcaaaaggtcacgcactgaggctctggctgctcaagGTCAAACAAGTACacgtcggggctctagccgcagcaggagcagccagagccaaccaagaactttgcaaaggctcgtgttgcctcctccctgccctgcagaggtggcggtttcctccccattataccctgtggagggtttagacctgccatccagcctcctggactataggtcaacatcctcctcctcgtcgtcgTCTTCATCAGCCTCattttcctctccccattcccaaaaagaaacataccattccccctttgtggcacaggttgataccccctaa